Proteins found in one Mycteria americana isolate JAX WOST 10 ecotype Jacksonville Zoo and Gardens chromosome 8, USCA_MyAme_1.0, whole genome shotgun sequence genomic segment:
- the LOC142413681 gene encoding E3 ubiquitin/ISG15 ligase TRIM25-like, protein MAKANEEFGRIASLEDELSCPICLCLYRNPVSLSCGHSFCKECIQKALGAQQQSKAPYSCPMCKVQLGPILELQKNFQLCSIVETFLATTSKGQQGEGSAAGKKEVVPCDFCLDQPQPAVKTCLICNASLCEAHLNKHNAKASQGDHVLVEVGAGGTVEERRCVEHGRLLECYCQDEGQYICMLCYIAGCHKGHSIITLKEAHDKQLGELSDIATWLQERKSALAAAVEELQKSENQLKTNTKTVTSQLQKLFEEMKTEMIQKEKKILSDIQSNTKKDLADITRVKKEMEQRRDEAAQHLQSLKKMRKQPDIFVFFKDFKLAMDRIASLNLSISRMDVVAVQLDQARIDHYQRVTRDFMRRLDLLLQGVHSELTNQIKCNSEATDTGISSNSQNQLKGLARFKWRT, encoded by the exons ATGGCAAAAGCTAACGAAGAATTTGGAAGGATTGCGAGCCTGGAGGATGAACTCAGCTGTCCCATCTGCCTGTGTCTGTACAGGAACCCAGTGTCACTGAGCTGCGGACACAGCTTCTGCAAGGAGTGCATCCAGAAGGCACTTGGTGCCCAGCAGCAATCCAAGGCCCCTTACTCCTGCCCCATGTGCAAGGTCCAGCTGGGGCCCATCCTGGAGCTGCAGAAGAATTTCCAGCTGTGCAGCATCGTGGAGACATTTCTGGCCACCACTTCCAAAGGACAACAGGGCGAGGGCTCTGCAGCGGGGAAGAAGGAGGTGGTTCCCTGTGACTTCTGCCTGGATCAGCCCCAGCCAGCGGTGAAAACCTGCCTGATCTGCAACGCGTCTTTGTGCGAGGCCCATCTGAACAAACACAACGCCAAGGCTTCCCAGGGGGACCATGTCCTGGTGGAGGTGGGCGCAGGTGGCAcggtggaggagaggaggtgcgTGGAGCACGGCAGGCTGCTGGAGTGCTACTGCCAGGACGAGGGGCAGTACATCTGCATGCTCTGCTATATTGCAGGATGCCACAAGGGCCACAGCATCATCACCCTGAAGGAGGCACATGACAAACAGCTG GGTGAACTCTCGGACATCGCGACATGGCTGCAGGAACGTAAAAGTGCTTTAGCTGCTGCCGTAGAAGAGCTTCAGAAAAGTGAGAATCAGCTCAAG ACCAATACGAAAACAGTGACTTCTCAGCTGCAAAAGCTGTTTGAAGAGATGAAGACAGAGATGATTCAGAAGGAGAAGAAGATCTTGAGTGACATTCAATCCAATACGAAAAAAGATCTGGCAGACATTACCAGAGTGAAGAAGGAAATGGAACAGAGAAGAGATGAGGCTGCGCAGCATCTTCAGTCTTTGAAGAAGATGAGAAAGCAACCAGATATTTTCGTCTTCTTCAAA GACTTTAAACTGGCCATGGACAG GATTGCGAGTCTGAATTTGAGCATCAGCAGGATGGACGTGGTGGCAGTGCAGCTGGATCAGGCCAGGATCGACCACTACCAACGCGTGACGCGGGACTTCATGAGGCGCCTGGACTTGCTGCTGCAAGGCGTGCACA GTGAACTCACCAACCAAATTAAGTGTAACAG TGAGGCCACAGATACTGGTATCTCTTCAAACT CACAAAACCAACTGAAAGGATTAGCGCGCTTCAAGTGGCGGACGTGA
- the LOC142413569 gene encoding sulfate transporter-like, translating to MAAMAEFNNVCSVTEMPEGDDAKRSFHHRMFLEPQEKKRSMKALVVKQAKKTCSCTPAKVKDCVFSFFPVLQWLPKYKLREYLLGDIMSGVIVGVLLVPQSIAYSLLAGQEPIYGLYTSFFTSIIYFIFGTSRHISVGIFGVICLMVGQVVDREVQRAGYELEPAALSVLTDTATYVNTTISPVNQTSQKLFCDKSCYAITVGATMTFIAGVYQVAMGFFQVGFVSVYLSDSLLSGFVTGASFTILTSQAKYLLGLDIPRSSGIGSLVVTWINIFRNIHKTNICDLITSFLCFLVLIPTKELNEHFKSRLKAPIPVELVVIVAATLASHFGKLRETYGSSVAGHIPTGFLPPRPPDWNLIPNVALDAIPIAIIGFAITVSLSEMFAKKHGYSVKANQEMYAIGFCNIIPSFFHCFTTSAALAKTLVKESTGCRTQMSGLVTSLVILLVLLVIAPLFYSLQKCVLAVITIVNLRGALRKFKDLPKMWHLSRVDTVIWLVTMTASAFISTEIGLLVGVCFSMLCVIFRTQRPEAPLLGWVAESETYESLSAYKNLQTKPGIVVFRFEAPLYYINKECFKSTLYKQTGVNPVWVKAAKKKAAKRMLREKEVDSGGNQTSISMDFVSEPLEFHTIVIDCCAVQFLDTAGIRTLKEVYKDYREIDVQVLLAQCNPSVRSSLIRGEFFKEGEDHLLFHSVHQAVDFALGAQGHSVTSASKN from the exons ATGGCAGCAATGGCAGAATTCAACAACGTCTGTTCAGTGACTGAAATGCCAGAAGGAGATGATGCTAAACGCAGTTTCCATCACAGAATGTTCTTGGAACCCCAAGAGAAGAAGAGGAGCATGAAGGCTCTGGTGgttaagcaagcaaagaaaacttGCAGCTGCACTCCAGCCAAAGTTAAagactgtgttttcagtttctttcctgtCTTGCAGTGGCTTCCTAAATACAAACTGAGAGAGTACTTACTGGGAGACATAATGTCTGGTGTGATTGTGGGGGTCTTATTAGTCCCACAGTCAATTGCCTATTCTCTCTTGGCTGGGCAGGAGCCTATTTATGGCCTTTATACATCCTTTTTCACTagcattatttatttcatatttggaaCCTCCCGCCACATCTCAGTTGGCATCTTTGGTGTGATTTGCCTGATGGTGGGACAAGTGGTAGATCGTGAAGTACAGAGAGCTGGCTATGAGTTAGAGCCAGCTGCACTCAGTGTCCTCACAGATACAGCAACATATGTAAACACCACCATTTCGCCTGTGAATCAGACATCGCAGAAGCTGTTCTGTGATAAAAGCTGCTATGCAATTACAGTGGGAGCCACCATGACCTTCATAGCTGGAGTTTATCAG GTGGCCATGGGTTTCTTTCAAGTGGGCTTTGTCTCGGTGTACCTCTCCGATTCATTGCTGAGTGGATTTGTCACGGGTGCCTCCTTTACCATTCTAACCTCACAAGCCAAGTATCTCCTGGGCCTAGACATTCCACGGAGCAGTGGCATTGGCTCCCTTGTAGTCACGTGGATAAATATCTTCAGAAACATACACAAGACCAACATCTGTGATCTCATCACCAGCTTCTTGTGCTTTCTTGTACTTATCCCAACCAAAGAGcttaatgaacattttaaatcCAGGCTCAAGGCTCCAATACCAGTTGAACTAGTCGTGATTGTGGCAGCTACTCTGGCATCTCACTTTGGGAAGCTGAGAGAGACTTACGGCTCGAGCGTTGCTGGACATATCCCAACTGGGTTTCTGCCACCCCGCCCTCCAGACTGGAACCTGATTCCTAATGTGGCTTTGGATGCTATCCCCATAGCTATTATTGGCTTTGCCATCACTGTCTCCCTCTCAGAGATGTTTGCCAAGAAGCATGGTTACTCTGTGAAGGCCAACCAGGAAATGTACGCCATTGGCTTCTGCAACATCATTCCCTCTTTCTTCCATTGCTTCACAACCAGCGCAGCTCTTGCCAAGACTCTTGTCAAAGAGTCCACAGGCTGTAGGACACAAATGTCTGGCTTGGTGACTAGTTTGGTAATCCTATTAGTTCTCCTTGTGATTGCACCTTTATTTTATTCCCTTCAGAAATGTGTCCTCGCTGTCATAACCATTGTAAACCTCAGAGGAGCCCTGCGGAAGTTCAAGGACCTGCCAAAAATGTGGCATTTGAGCAGAGTGGACACAGTGATTTGGCTAGTTACTATGACAGCCTCAGCATTCATCAGTACTGAGATTGGCCTTTTGGTTGGTGTTTGCTTCTCTATGCTCTGTGTCATTTTCCGAACTCAGAGACCAGAGGCACCTCTGCTTGGCTGGGTGGCAGAGTCTGAGACGTATGAATCCCTGTCTGCTTACAAGAACTTGCAAACCAAGCCAGGAATCGTGGTGTTCCGTTTCGAAGCACCCCTCTACTACATCAACAAAGAGTGCTTTAAATCCACCCTGTACAAGCAAACTGGGGTCAACCCTGTCTGGGTGAAGGcagcaaagaaaaaggcagcaaaaagaaTGCTTAGAGAGAAAGAGGTGGATTCTGGTGGCAACCAGACCAGCATCTCCATGGATTTTGTGTCTGAACCTCTGGAGTTTCACACAATAGTGATTGACTGTTGTGCAGTACAGTTCCTGGACACAGCAGGAATACGCACGCTCAAAGAGGTCTACAAGGACTACAGGGAGATAGATGTCCAGGTGCTACTGGCCCAGTGCAATCCTTCAGTGAGGAGTTCCCTGATCCGAGGAGAATTCTTTAAAGAGGGGGAGGACCACCTTCTCTTCCACAGTGTGCACCAGGCTGTGGACTTCGCATTGGGTGCACAGGGGCACAGTGTGACCAGTGCTTCTAAGAACTAG